In Candidatus Binatia bacterium, the genomic window GTCAAAAGGAGTATCCGCGGCGGCCAGAACCATGCCCAGATGGGTCGGTGCATCGCCGTCCCCGATCCAGGGCCGAATCGTGTCGGCGATCAGGTTCTTGCCGACGAGCGCGCCCGAGACCACCTGCATCTTGCCGGCACCCGAGACGTTCGAAGCGATCTGATCCCAACCATTGCCTACGGTCCGAAGAGTCCCGTCGTAGGACAACCCGCCGCGAATGGCGCTGCGTGCCGAAGCGAGTGCGCGCAGCGGTACGGCGTCGAGATCGACTTCGCTGAAGCGATACTGCGGCGGCGTACCACCACCCCAGGGGCCGACGGTTCCGACGAGCCCTAGATTCTGTTCCGTGGACTCGATACCCGCGCGTGCGCGGAGAGTCGCCGGGGCGGTCTCGCTGAGACCCTCCAGCACAGCGTCGACGTCGGCCATACGCACTTCGCGCGGACCACCGGCCGCCCGATCTATGATTCGAATGATGCCGTCGGTCACGCGGACCGAGCGAACCGAGTTCTTGGCGGCATCTGCCAGAAGCCCGCTCAACCGCTCCGAGGTCGGCAGAAGCGAGTCGATGTTCACGTCACCGGATGTGCTACGCGTAACGTTGATGACGGGTCGATCGAGCTCGAGATCGCCTCCGAATTCGCCGTCTCGCACAGAAGCGAGGTCCACGACGAACTTGGCGGACGGGGCGGCGATCAACGGATCGCCTCCCGCCGGATCGTCGATGATCAGCCCATCCAGTTCGATTTGAGGACCACCTAGGAACGAGACCGAGACGGCGTTGACCGAAGCCCTGCCGCCCAGGCCGGCTTCGAGACCAGCGAGCATCGAACCTTCGAGGTAGTTCCCGGCACTGCGTCCGGCCAGCAGGGCAGCTATCAGGCCGCCCATCGCAAGCGCCACGCCTGCGGCGATCTTCCAGTAGGACGAAGCCTCTTTGCGGCGTTCACCGTCGACGACGCGCGTCGACAACACGAGTTCCTCGGCGCAATCGGAGCACATGGCGACGTGGCTCTCGAACGCAGCCTCTTCGGAATCACTGAGGAGGTGTTCGATGTAGTTCGCCAACTGGAACTCGTTCGGATGCTCCTCGTAGATCGCGGGGTCCTGGCCGAACTCCGAGGACGTGTCCAGGAACGCATCGCGAACCATGCTGCGAATGGCCGCCAGGCCGGGATCGCCGGTGCGGGCCATCAGAATTCTCCCTCGAAGTGAGCGGTAACCAGTTTCCGAAGCTTCTGGTGCAGTCTCATCTTCCGCACGTATGCGGCATTGGTCGTAATGCCGATCGTGGTAGCGACCTCATCGATTGGAAGTCCCTGGAAGTAGAATAGCTGCACGAACATTTGGTCCTTGGGCGGGAGCTGCGTGACGAGTTCACGCACCTTGGCCGCTCTTTCTGCCGCTTCGACTTGTGGTTCTGGCCCGGGCCGGGAATCCGGCCGGGCTTCTCGGACCCGCCAACTCTCGCCACTTTCCGGATCGTCCAGCGAGATCGTTCGCCCCTCCCGCCGAAGGCGGTCGATGGTGAACCGATTTGCTACTACCCGGAGCCAACTTGCGAGAGAACAGCCGTTCCGCCCCTGATACTGTCTCAACTTGCGAGAATCTTTATCGAATAGGGCCAGAAAGACGTCCTGGCTGAGGTCTTCGATTTCCTCTTTCCTATATGGACGACCGAACTGCTGAAAAATAACGGTTACACCGTAGGAAACGATGCCCGAGTACTTTTCGACCAGCGTAGTGCGCGCATCGGCATCGCCACCGATGCACCCCGCTAGGAGTTCAGCAGTGGAGTCAGCGCTTTTGGCCTTAGGGAGCGCCACGACGCGGTCGTCACATGAGGCTGAGCCACGCATGACCGTGGCGGAAGTTGTAGGCGGACTGCGGGGAAAGGGCAAGGTCAGGTTGTCCTCGTTTTGGATTAGCGCGCCTTTTCGCAGGACTACGACCGGCCAGCTGTTCGAGGGATTCCCGGGTCCGGATTGGATAATCGGCTCTATTCTCGCTAAAAATGCCATGGACGGTTGGGGGCGCCGGGTCTCTTCCGGCTCGTGGCGAACAAGAAGCGGGGACCCTCCGTAAGTATGGACGAAGGGAAGCGTCCGTTTTCGACACTGTGAGCACCATCGCATTCATCTTCTTGGGAATCTGCGGCACGGCCAGCCTGATGGCGGCCGTCTGGATCGTGGCGTACCGCGTCGGCTTCGACGAGGGGCGTCTGACGATCCCGCTCCGGATGATTTCCGCTCTAGCCGAGCACCGCGTAACGTGTCTCGAGGAAGATCCCGCCCGAACCGCACGGGACTTGTCCCAACATCTGGGGCTTCCCGAGGACGAAGCGCGACGGCTGACCGATCGTGCCGAGCAGGCCGGAGCGATGCCCTCGAGCACCCTGCGCTCGGCCTGAGCGCCGACCTCGCCCCGAGCCGTTCCGAAACGGAACAGTCCGGGCCCGCTTGAGGTTCAAGCCCGACCGGCCGAGAAACAGAGCCGTGAAGAAGAACAGGACCTCCCCCCAGACCACCCGTCGCAAGCGATCCCGGCCCGCGAAGAACGCCCCGGAGCCGCCCCCAGGCGACTTCGATGAGCCGAGCCCACCGCGACGAGGAGAGGTCCCCGTCGGGATGGATGCCGAAGGGCCCGCGAGGACGCGGCGTGCCGATGAGCCGCGATCCCGTGAGGACATTGTCCAAGACATCGCAACCGACATCGCCGAGACCGCCCAGAAACTCGTGACGGATCGCACCAGCGTCGCCGACATGAAGCTGATCCACTCGTCTCTGAAGGAATTGCGAAGAGCCTTCCGCGTATTCTCGCATTACGAGGGGATGCGAAAGGTCTCGACGTTCGGTTCGGCCCGCACCCCTCCCGGGTCACCCCAGTACGAGCAAGCCCGCGAGTTCTCACGCCGGATCGCGGACGCCGGCTTCATGGTGATCACCGGCGCCGGCCCCGGAATCATGCGAGCGTGCAACGAAGGGCCGGGGCGCGACCGCAGCTTCGGGATCAACATCCGGCTCCCGTTTGAGCAGTCGGCGAACGACATCATCGACAATGATCCCAAGCTCATCACCTTCAAGTACTTCTTCACGCGCAAACTGATGTTCGTGAAGGAAGCGGACGCGATCGCGCTCTTCCCGGGCGGCTTCGGCACGCACGACGAGGGATTCGAATCGCTGACGCTGCTTCAGACCGGCAAAGCGAGGCCGCTTCCGGTCGTCTTCATCGATGCGCCGGGCGGTACGTACTGGAAGACCTGGAAGCGTTACATCGAACGACACCTCCTGAAGGAGGGGCTGATCTCGAAAGCCGACATGCGCCTGTTCCTCGTGACCGACGACCTCGATGTCGCGATCGAAGAGATCGAACACTTCTATAGCCGCTACCACTCCTCGCGCTTCGTCGGAGATCGATTGGTACTTCGGCTCACCAGCCCACTCTCGAGGGAAACCATCGCCGATCTGAACGACGAGTACGGCGACATTCTCGCGCACGGAAAGATCCACCAGACGAATGCGCTGCCCGAGGAAGCCGCAGAACGCGAGCTCGCAGAACTACCGCGACTCGTCTTTCATTCGGCGAGGCGACACTTCGGCAGGCTCCGGATGCTGATCGACGACGTGAACGACGCTGACTAGGAGCCTGACCCCAGGTCGGTCGCGGCGATCCGGGCGGCGTCAGCTCGTCGTGAGCCAGCTTGGGGCAGGTTCGTAGTTCACTTCCGTCGACCGAGCATCCCACCGGGTACGATCAGCTCGATGATGTTGCCGTCGGGGTCGCGCACGAAGAGTTGGCCGACCTCTTCGCCGAGCCCGAACGCTTCAACCCCGCTTTCGGTCACCGCATCGAGCGTGGCCTGGTAGTCGTCGATCTGGAAGGCCAGATGCGTCGCCGCGGGCGACAGGCTCTTCGGAGGCGTGCTTCGGTCCATCCCCGGAATCTCGCCTATCAAGTGCACCTGGACGTCGCCGAGCTGGTACCAGACTCCCGGGAAGCCGAAGTCGGGACGCTCGGTCTCCTCAAAACCGAGAACGCCTTCGTAGAACGCGCGGGAGCGCTCCAAGTCTGTGATCTGGACGCTCACGTGATGAGCTCGCTTTACAATCGCCATACTCAGTCTCCTGGCCCCTTCGGTGACACCTCGCCGCCCACCCACCACGCGGCGAGCCGCTCGTCCTTCTGGTCCCATGGGTAGAGCCCTTCTTGCAAGTCGGGCGGACGCTCGAACACCCGGGGCGTCTCGCCGCCGAGGCGAGACAGCGAACGAGGCGAGGCAACGATCAAACCACGACCCCCGGCGGCAAACCGCGTGACGTCCGAGACTACTCCAAGTACCGGCAGGGGCTCGGGCGCGTCCAGATAGAACGGGAACAGCGACGGAGCGTGCCGAACGAAGGCCACGCGCCCCGCGTCCAGATCCGCCGACGCGCCGCGCAGTGCCAGCGCGAAAGGTCGCTCCGTGCGGAATCGGTCGAGGAGGGGAGCTTGCAGCGCGAAGTACCCACCCAGCACCACCACCGACAAAGCGGTGGGACAAACCACCCCGGGCGGAAGGCCGAGCTTGAGGGCCCTGCAACTCGCGATCGTATCCGCTCGCACCCAGATCAGACGCGCAAATGCGGCGAGCATCAGCGTCACCATCACCAGTGCAGGCGGAACCGAGACGCCGTAAACGGAACCCAAAACCGGAGCGAGCAAGGCCACCGCAAGCTCCGCTCCCATCACAGCCGCGAGCGCGATCGCCGTCCAACGAAGCGCGCGTTCGACGAAGCGCCCGCGCGCTTCCCCATCCAAGACCGCGGCGACGAGCAGCGCGCAGAACGGCACGATGGGAAGGATGTAGTATGAGCGCCTCGAACCGGCAGCGGTGAACACCGCGAAGATGAGGCCGATCGAGATTAGTACCCAGCGGGTCTCCGGCTCGAGGCGTACCCACTCCCGCGCGCAATCGAGGAGCGCGGCGATCCACACCAGCGCCCATGGCAGGAGCAAGACCGGCAGCGCAAAGAGGTACGTGGTGATCGGTCCCTGGTGGTCGTGCGGGGCGTAGAAGCGCCGGACGTTCTCCTGGAAGACCATGTACAAGCCGCTGCGCGTGTCGCCCGAGACCAGCGCGTCGACCGAATCCAGATCCGGTCGCGCGATATCCGCCGCGATGAAGGGCGCGAAGTAGACGATCACGGCCACGGCGGCAGCCACGAGAACGGAAGGGCTGAGATGCGCGCGCCACTGACCGTGACGCGCGAGATGCGGGAACAACACGAGCGCCGGGAGTACGATGGCCGCCAGCCCTTTGGCGTGGGCGCCGACCACGCAGATCAACACGAACACCAGGTAGAACGCCATCGTCAGACGATCCTCGCGACAACGGAACCATGTCACCGCGAGAATCACGGCGGCCAGATTCTCCATGTCGGCCGCCGCCGTCCGTGACCAGAGAAGAAAACCGTACGACCCGAGCAGAACCCACCCGGCCGTGCGACCGACGATTGGGTTCCACAGCTCTCGGCCCAGCCGAACCGTCGCCCACAGCGCCAGAAGTCCAGCCAGAACGCTCGGCAGTCGCGCCGCGAGTTCATCGAGAGTGCCGAGGACCCGGCTCGCCCCGGCGATCGCCCAGTAGCTCGCGAGGGGCTTATGGAAGTGCGGCTCCCCGTTCAGGGTCGGATGGAAGTAGTCACCGCTTAGGATCATCTCTCGAGTGATCTCGGCGAAGCGATCCTCGGAGCCACGCAAGCTCGGGGACCCGAGACCGACCAAGAGAAGAAGCGTCGCCACCGTCCAGAAGAACGGCGCGGCGAGACGGCCAGACGAGTTCACCTCTCTCCGCATCCGAAGGCCAGAGCAGACCTGGAGGCGCGACTCAAATCCCCTATTCCGGCACCGCTGCGAGGGCCGTCGTTCCTTGCGATTCCAGGCCACACCAGGTACCCGGAAGGTGCGCACGGCTCCGTGTGCATCCGACCCATTTCGCAATGTCCGAAGGTGCAGCATACCGCGCGCACATCGCAATCATCGGCGGTGCAACCGCAGGTGCCGAGGCGGCAGATCGACTCGCCGCCGAGGGCGCGCTCTGCGTCGTCTTTGAGCAGAACGACCGCCCCTACGGCAAGGTCGAGGATGGACTCCCCGCCTGGCACAAGGCGCTGCGCGAGAAGGAATACGGGCTGATCGACTCGAAGCTCACGCGTGACGGCGTGCACTTCATCCCGCGCACCGGCATCGGACGCGAAGTCTCGTTCGACCAGCTCTTGCGGGAATGGGGCTTCGACCTCGTGATCCTGGCCAACGGCGCCTGGCGGGATCGTGGCCTGCCGGTCTCGGGAGCAGATTCCTACATCAACCGCGGCCTCGTGTACCAGAACCCTTTCATCTACTGGTTCAACCACTACCGCGAAACCGGCTACGACGGCCCCTCCTACGAGATCCACGACGGGACGGCCGTCGTCGGTGGCGGACTTGCCTCGATCGACGTCGCGAAGGTCCTCCAACTCGAGAGCACGGCGCGCAAGCTCGCCGAGCGCGGCATCCAGCAAGACCTCTTCGAGATGGAGGTCGACGGCATTACCGAGACTTTGGCCTCCCACAATCTCAAGTGGGAAGACCTGGGGCTCAAAGGCTGCACGCTCTACTACCGGCGCCGCGTCGAAGACATGCCTCTCGCCGAGGCACCGCCGAACGCAACGTCCGAGCAGCTGACGAAGGTCGAGTCCGTGCGACGCCGCATCCTCCAGAAGGCCCAGCGCAAGTACCTGTTTCGGGTCGATCCGCTCTGGAGCCCCATCGGTCTGCTCACGCACGGCGACATGCTCGACGGATTGCGCTTCGCTCGCACGAAACTCGGCGACGACGGCAAAGCAGTCATCGTCCCCGGCGACATTCAAAATGTCGAAGCACCCATGGTGATCTCGTCGATCGGCTCGATCCCGATGCCGATCAAGGGCCTGCCGATGGATGGAGAGTTCCTCCGGCTCGACGACAAAGAGCACGGCCGCGTCACCACGTTCGAGAACGTCTTCGGCTGCGGCAACGTCATCACCGGCAAGGGCAACCTCGTCGCCTCGCGCAAGCACAGCCGCAAGATCGCCGAGTTCCTCGTCGAGCACATCGGTGCGGATGCGAAGCCCCGAACCGACGTCGACGCTCTGATGGCCCACGTCCGCGAGCAGCAGGCCGCCGTCGGCTACGACGGCAAGTACCACAAATGGATCGGCCGCGTGACGGTCGCGGCCCATAGCGCCTCGCCGCAATGACCGATCGCCCCGGCCGTATCGTCCAGGGCAACATGATCGGCCTGTCGATGCCGGACATCGACAAATGGAGCGACCGCGTCGAGACGGTCCTCGGGCAGAACCCGGGACCCTTCACCGGGCCCGGAACGAATACGTACATCGTCGGGACTTCCCGCCGCCCGCTGATCCTCGACACCGGACAGGGCATGGAGAGCTATATACCCCTGCTCGAGAAGACCCTCGACGGCCGTACGCCGGCCGAGATCGTCCTGACACACGCCCATGCCGACCACATTGGTGGATGTCCGCAGATTCGCGAAAAGTTCGGCCCGATGCCTGTGAAGAAGCGGCTCTGGGAAGGAATGGACGGCAAGGCCGGAGACGACATCGTCGCGATCGACGACGGCGAAGTCATCGAGACCGAAGGCGCGACGCTCGAGGCCATCCACACGCCGGGGCACGCGGAAGATCATCTCTGCTATCTGCTGCGCGAGGAGCGCGCGATCTTCACGGGTGACGTCGTCCTCGGTGCCGGCACGACGGTGATCCCCGAACACGGCGGCGACCTCCTGGACTACATGCAGTCTCTCCAACACCTTCTCGAGTTGGAGCCTGCGGTGCTCTATCCCGCGCACGGGCCGGCGATTCACGATGCCAGCGGAAAGATCCGCCAGTACATCGCCCACCGCGAGCTACGCGAAGACCAGATCGTCGAGCTCTTGAAGCAAGGCGTTTCCGACGTCGGAGAGATGGTCGTCCAGATGTACGCCGACGTGCCGAAGTTCCTGCATCCCGCTGCCGGCACGTCCGTCCGCTCTCACCTACGGAAGCTCGAGCGCGAACAACGGGCCTCTCTCGACGGAGAAAGCTGGACCCCGCGGTAGGAGCCTGGCCCCAGAGGGCTCACGACGACCTACCGCCAATCCATCTTGGGTCAGGCTCCTAGCCCGCTGTCGCGGCGCGGGCCTTTCTCTCGTCCGCGGCTTCCGCGGGCTGCGCCGATCCGCTTCCCGCGGCTCGCACAAAGCAGCGCTTCTGCAGAATCTGTTCGAACTGGCGCGCGGAGCTCTCCCACGAGCGCTCGGCCAGAGCGGCCGCTGCGTTCTCGGCCAGACGACACCGGAGATCATCGTCATCGACCAGGCGAACCAGAGCCTCCGTCACCTCAGGCCCGGACGGTTTCGCAAGAAGGCAGGTGTCGCTTTGGACCATCTCCCGAACGCCCGGGACGTCGGCCTCCACGACCGCACATCCGCAGGCCATCGCCTGGAGCGGGACCCAAGACACGTTCGCGGACAAGGAGAAGCAGAGCAGGATGTGCGCTTCGTTCATTACACGGGCGAGTTCGTAGTGACCGAGAACTCCGAGGTTGGTGAACGGGAACCGCACGCCTCGTAGCTCTTCGTCCTCGGCGCCAAACATGCAGATCTCAACCTCAGGACGCTCGCGCGCGAAGCGTTCGAGCGCTTCGACCCCAAGATCGAACCCACGCCGTTTGATCCCCGGACGCGCGAAGAAGAGCACACGGGTAGGTCCGGAACGGTCGGCGGCACGCACCTGGGTTCGGAAGATCTCCGTGTCGACTGCGAAGTCGATGCGTTCGGTAGGACGTCCCGTGAGCCGCCCGAGTCGCGCCGCCAAAGAACGGCCTATGCACACGTGCTGCAGAGGCAAGTCGTACGTTCGCTCCGCCTCGCGATATAGTGGATCGCGGTCGGAGTAGAACTCCGGCTCGAAGTCCTGAACGAAGTAGAACCGGAAGAGGCTGTCCTGCTGCCCGGCGACCGTGTACGCGGTGGGCCAGTTCGTTGCGATGGTCGCATCGGCGGGAAGGATCCGATCGTGCCCCACGACGGTCTGAACGCGCAGCGGACCGAAGTTCTCTTCGAGGAACTGTTCGATCTCCTCGTGGGACTTCCCCTCGAGGTGCGCGATCGGCTCGATGTACACGCGTACTCGGTGCCCGGCGGCCCCGAGGAAATTCGCGAGCCGGAAGATTGTCCAATATCCCCCGCCGGTACCGGCGATGGGCGCGCGCAGAATCCAGTTGATCGTAAGCGGCCGTCCCTCGGTAGACGGCGCGAAAGAGCGAACCGTCTCGAGGGCATGAACCGCCTGACTCGCGGTTGTGTGCTTTGCGAGCACGCAGTCCCGGGCGCTCTCGCCCATCTCGCGGGCCGCATCCGGAGACTCGATGAGATGCCCGAGTGCCTCGCGCCACTCCGCCGGCGTCTCTGCGAGCCAGCCCGTGACCTTTTGGTCGATCGCGCGGCGGAAGTCCGGCATGGGCGACGCAATGGTAGGGACGCCGACGAGCGCCGCTTCCAAGAATTTGAGCGCACTCTTTGACGCAGTGAAGGGGTTGCCCGGTTCGAGGGGCGCCAGATTCACGTCGATCCGAGCGAGGGTGTCCGCCAGACGCTGCCACGGCATGAGCGGCATGTGCTGGAATCGCTCGCCGAAACGGCCGAAGCGGTCGGAGACGTCAATGTGTCCGACTGTCAGCAACCGGACGGACGGATACGTATCGAGGGCCCACTCGATCGCTTCCTCCGCGACGGCAAAGTCCTTGCGATGGGTCGGAGTCCCGCTCAGATAGCCCAACGTGACGCTCGTGCCGACGCCGCCCATGCGTCGGGAAGTCGTCCCCGCGCGGGCTGCCGTGGCGAGTTGCATCATCTCTCCGCTCACGACGTTCGGGAGCGTGCGTACATCCTTCTGAAGACCGGACGCGAGTTCGAATAGGGCGTCGGTCGACACGACCATCCCGTGTGAGCGCGCAATCGTCTCGCGGTAGCGCTCGAGCCCGGTACGGTAAAGCTTCTGGTCGCGCTCGCTCATCCCGGCGGTATCGATGTAACGATACGCCTCCGGATCGAAGACCCAATCGTCGGTGTCGAACAAGACCACCGCGCCGCGCTCACTCGCCTTGCGAAGGAACCAGTCGATGTTTCGATCGTACGCAACGCGATGGAGAACGAAGATCGAAAAGCAGTCGAGCGCGTCCGTCAGATCGATCTCGCCTTGCGTGGCCGATTCGGTACTCACCCCGAGCGATTCGAGCTGCTCCGAAAGATGGTCACAACGATAGCGCTTCGCATCGCCCGGGCATCCCGAGAGAAGCAATGCCGCCTTCGATAAGACACCCGCGAGCTGGCGCTTGGCGCCCGGATTAATCCTCGAGGGATCGGGCAGCCCGAGGACACTCCGCAGCCGCTGAGCAACGGTTCGAAGAGGCGACCCGAGCCGCCAAGTGTGAGAGGAGAAGACCTTGCGCAGCGTCTCACTCAGAACCTGGAACTCTTTGTGCTGCATGAGGATGAGCGCTTCGTCGCGTTGCGCGCGCGCCGTCGCCTCATCAATTCGTTCACGAAGCTCACGACACTGCTGCTCGAGACGCCCCCGCTCGTCATCGATCCGGTCGCGCTCACGACGCAGATCTTCGAGGAGGACGTCGAAATCTCGCTCCTCGTCGGGCCGCACCGGACGGACGGGTGCTGCCTTTAGGAGGGTCGGATTCTTCGGTCGCCTGTCGCTCGTAATTCCCTCCGGGCAGGGCCACCCCAGGCTGCGGGCGGACTCCACAGCGGGGTACCACGAGTGCCCGAGCACCGCCATCGACAAAGCGGTTGGGGCGCTCTGCGCCGCGTGCGAAACTGCGTCGCCTTGAGAGGTGAGGAGGAAAAGGCTGCGGGCCTGTGCGCGTCGTGCCGGCACGTCCGGCGAATCGAATCCGGCAGCGGGAGCGTGTTTTGGCTCTGCGGGCTCGCAGCCGACGACCCGGCATACCCCCGCTACCCACCCATACCCGTTGGCGAATGCGAGGGTTGGGCCGCCGAATCCTCCTGACGCCGGTTCTCTCTAACCTACAGCATCGGGCTTGCGGGCAGGGTGGTTTCGCCCATCAGGAACTCGTCGACTCCACGCGCCGCTTCACGGCCCTCCCAGATTGCCCACACGACCAGGGACTGGCCCCGCCGAGCGTCACCGCAAGCGAACACGCCCGGGACGCTGGTCGCGTAACTGGGGTTCGCGACGATGTTCCCCCGCCCGTCCAGGTCCGTGCCGAGGCCTTCCAGAAGGGGCTTGTCCGGGCCGAGGAAACCGAGCGCGAAGAGCACCAGATCGGCCTCGATCTCAAACTCGCTTCCCGGGATCTCGATCATCTTGGGACGACCGCCGTCTTCGGGCTTCTCCCACTCGAGTCGCACGCCGTGCAGCTTGCGAACACGTCCTTCCTGGTCGCCACTGAAGCTCTTGGTGTTGATGCACCAGTCTCGCTCCACTCCCTCTTCGTGGGACGACGAAGTGCGCAGAATCATCGGCCATTGAGGCCAAGCGGCGACGCCGCCGGCGCTTCGCTCATCCGGCGGCTTCGGGAGGAGTTCGAACTGGTGAACGGACACGGCGCCCTGACGATTCGAGGTGCCCAGACAATCCGAACCCGTATCGCCACCACCCAAGATGACGACTTTCTTGCCGGTCGCCGTGATCTGACCGTCGACGGTGTCCCCCGCCACGACCTTGTTCTGCTGCGGGAGGAAGTCCATCGCCAGATGAACGCCGTCGAGGTCGCGGCCCGGAACGGGCAGGTCACGCGCGTGCGTGGCGCCGGTCGAGAGCACCACCGCATCGAAGTCGTTCTTCAGCTGATCAACGGTGACGTCGACACCCACGTTGACTCCGGTGCGGAACGTCACACCCTCGGCCGCCATCTGTTCCATGCGCCGATCGATGAGGTGCTTCTCCATCTTGAAGTCAGGGATGCCGTAGCGCATCAGACCGCCGATGCGATCGGCACGCTCGAAGAGCGTGACGTCGTGGCCGGCGCGCGCAAGCTGTTGCGCGCAAGCCATGCCCGCGGGCCCCGAGCCGATCACGGCGACCTTCTTGCCCGTCTTCTTGTCGGCAATCTGTGGCTTGACCCAGCCCTCTTTGAAAGCGCGATCGATGATCTGCTTCTCGATCTGCTTGATGGTGACCGGGCTCTCATTGATGTTGAGCACGCACGCTT contains:
- a CDS encoding glutamate synthase subunit beta, giving the protein MGKITGFMEFERELPKRRPVADRLKDWNELEGKHSDEALSEQGARCMDCGIPFCHKGCPLGNIIPDWNDFIFRGRWEEGIERLHSTNNFPEFTGRVCPAPCEEACVLNINESPVTIKQIEKQIIDRAFKEGWVKPQIADKKTGKKVAVIGSGPAGMACAQQLARAGHDVTLFERADRIGGLMRYGIPDFKMEKHLIDRRMEQMAAEGVTFRTGVNVGVDVTVDQLKNDFDAVVLSTGATHARDLPVPGRDLDGVHLAMDFLPQQNKVVAGDTVDGQITATGKKVVILGGGDTGSDCLGTSNRQGAVSVHQFELLPKPPDERSAGGVAAWPQWPMILRTSSSHEEGVERDWCINTKSFSGDQEGRVRKLHGVRLEWEKPEDGGRPKMIEIPGSEFEIEADLVLFALGFLGPDKPLLEGLGTDLDGRGNIVANPSYATSVPGVFACGDARRGQSLVVWAIWEGREAARGVDEFLMGETTLPASPML